CCCGGATGACATTCAGCGCGATAAAATCGTATCCGTCATAGGCTTCCAGCTTGGAAGGGCCGGATTTTTCGCATTCGTCCACCGTGTGCGGCGCGAATCTCTGCGGCTCCTGCCGGCGCAGCTCATCCGGCGTGCAGACGCAGATTCCCCCGTGCTCGGGGCGCTGCTCCGTTTTCTTTAATACTTCGTTCGAAGCTTCATAATAAATCATCGGCGTTACTTCCCAATCGAAATCTCTTGGGAAATATTGTACCAGAAAGCGTTCGGTTTATCAAGCAGGACGCTATTTTGGATCAAACCGCAAAGCGTCTGTTATAATAAGCTATGTATAGCCCAACAGTAGCATGCGTAGCCTAAATTTCTCATTTACTTCTCCGGGCATTTATTATGCGAAATAAAAAAATGAATCAATATCCGAGCAATACTGCGGATATTGATTCATACGATTGTAATTCCCGCGAAAAACGATCACCGGTTCTATGGTGAGAACTAAAATGCTTTAAACTTCGGCATTGAGTGAAGCGAACAAACAATGATATGTGATTTTCATCACTGGTTTTGCCGATTGCCGCTTTAGCAGCCGCGGGATAAAGACGCTTCTCCTATTTTGCTCCGGATTTTTTGAGAGCGGAAGCCCGATCCGCTTTGACCGGCTTGATCGCATATTTGTCGTCGACCAGGCTCTCATCGCCCGGTTTGTCTTTCAGGCGGAGAACCCTCCACTGATTTGTATAGGATGGATTCTGCTCATATTTGTTTAAGACGAGAACCGTTCCGTCAGTCGGAAGGATTTCCTTTTCGGTTCCGATCACGAGGCCGGATTTTTTGTTTACAATCTGGCAGAGATAGCCCTCCGAACTCACAAGCTGCCAGAGCTGGCTGTCATCCTGTTGATTCACTGCTCCGACGGCAATAGGCGTCCCTTCCGTGGCGCCGCCATCCTTTGGCATAATCGCCAGGTCTTTTTTCTGGGTTTCCGTCTTTTTCAGCACGAACCGGTAATAATCGCCTTCCTTTATGACACGCCAGCTTAAAGCGTCAAAATTATAATTCGCCCAGGTGTTGGAAAAATCCCACCACGTGTTCAATTCCTGACCGTCAGACTGGATGATGTTCGTTCCGAGATAGCTTAAAATTTTAAAGTAATCCGTACTCAGATTGTACTCCGCTTTTGGGGCGTCGGGGGAATCCAGATCCGGAATTTTGGCCGGTGCTTTGGCGGGGGGCTGTTCCGTGATCTGAATTTCATTTTTGAACTTCGCGTCATAATCCCAGCAGCTTTCCGGCAAGCGCTCATCCGGGTAAATCTTCGAAAAGAACTCATATGCCTGCGGATCAAAAATCTGCAGCTCTTTTTTTGTATTGACCAGCGCCGTGGAATCTTCCCGTTCCAGGACGGATTCGAACCAGATGTTCGTCGTGCACGCAAAGAACTCTTCCTGATTGGAGATCAGGTAAGTCGCCTGATCCCATCTGCCCGATTTTTTTGCATGGACATAAGCATCTTCATAAGCATGAATCAGATCCGGAATATCGGCAACTCCAAGGAATTTGATGGTATGGCCGAATTCATGTACAAAAACGTTCTCTCTCGGATATTTGGACTTGTCGTTCTGCAAAAGCTCATCCTGTGCGATCATAACGGTAGGACTTGCTTTATTGCCCGCTAAGCCCCTTGCGGGAAATTTGTCTGGATCTAAACTATTGTCTGTCATACCGCGGCCTTCCGGGAGATAATACGCGTTTTCATTGCTCGCGGATACGGCGATATCCGCTTTGTTTTTCAACATCGCCTTTGCGATATCGGGGCGCTTGGAAAGCATGAAGTCCGCCGTATCGGCCGCGATCTGCAGTGCTCTTTCGTCGACATTTTTGCTGCCCTTCACCGGAAATCCCAATTTTGAGGTCACTTTTTTCTGGTAGAACGGCTCATACCCGAACTCCAATGTTGTCTCGGCGATTTTCCCATTGCCGCTTGCGGTGCGGATATCGTCTTTCCCGTCGTTGACGACAGTGAGCGTCAGCTTTGCGTCTTCCGGCTTGGACACCGTCTCCGCCAGCTTCAGGCTGGTCATGTTGTCGCTCATTCTGTCGTAATAATAGCAGCTTCCCGGATCCAACTGTGCGCTTTTGCCGTTCAGCGTCACTTTATAGTTTTCCGCGATGGTGCTGTTTTTCACCTTGTCCTTCCAGAGTATCTCAATGTAGTTGTTCTCAATGAGACGTATCTGCTTGACATCGGAATTCTCCGCTTTCGTTTGTGCGCTTGCGTCGAAACAGACGGTCAGCCCTAATGAAATCGAAACCGCCAGAGCAAGGATTCGCAGGTTTGCTCCTCTGAATTTCATATACACCCACCTCGTTAAAAAATTATTTGTGATTTGTACATACTTTTTTTCTAACGTTCGCTCCACTTTGCACCAATTAAAACATATTTATTATGAAATGTCAATATAATTTTCATGTATATGAAAAATTTTTAGATAAATACTACAATTAAAATCAGATGGTCAGAAGTGCTTTCAAGAGCAAATGGAAACAAAACAGTTTGACAGAAAAACGACCCCCAAGGCTCTTCCGGCCATTAAAGCGACGGGAGAGCCTTGGAAGGCCGTTTTGTTTTCTTTTGCCCTTAAACAAAGTGGGGAAGAGCCGCCTGCGCTTTTCGGCGGGAACTTATTGATCCGCGGTGACGGCCGGCATCCCCGCGTACTGGTCGTGGCCGGTCACCTTCCAGTAGCCGTATCCATAGTGCCCAAGGTCTTTCAATGTGATGGTTTCCGTGCTTTTATAGGATTTCCCGGTGGAGTCCGTCAGCCGATAGTCGATTTTGTACCGTGCGGAATCCTTGCTCTGACTGACGGGGGAGGCCGTGTAGCTCGTGACCCATGGGCTGGAGACGCCGATGACCCAGTTATTCTTCTGATACGTGTCGCCCTCCGCCGTCAGCAGATCGTAACCCAGAACGGCTAAGCGGTAAGAGCCGTTGCGCTCTTTCAGCGCTTCCGCCCACAGGTTTGCGGTGTCCTGCGCCGTATTGGCGATCGACATCTTCCTGGCCGGCGGCTGCTCCCAGTCGGTATAGCTTTCCTTTGCTTCCGTCAGTTCTGGGTAGCCAAGGGGATCCAGCGGTTCGTGCCTGACGACCTGCCATGCCGTCCCCGACTGTTTTACGGTGATGAGGTCCGAGCCGAGATATTTTGCCCGGGTCGAGTCGGTGAACGTATAATCGATTTTAAACTGCGTTCCGGTATCTGTTTTCCCTTTTTCCGTATAGGCCGTCACCGTATAGCCCGTGACCCATGGGCTGGAGCCGCCGAGGGTCCAATTAGCTTCCTTATAATCCTGATATTCTTTCTGCTTCAGCTCGTCGCTCAGCAGGGCGAAGCGGAACGGCCCTTCTCTGTAAGTAAACGAGTCGGCCCAATCGACCGCGGCTTCTTTCGCGGTCGCGGCGAGCCCGACGGATGGCTGCCGGGGAAGCACGGGGGTCGCCGCGGGTGCCGATGCAGAAGCCTGGGCGCCGGTCATCCCCGTTGCCCCGATTACGACTGCAAGCAT
This window of the Ruminococcaceae bacterium BL-6 genome carries:
- a CDS encoding exported protein of unknown function (Evidence 5 : Unknown function), translated to MKFRGANLRILALAVSISLGLTVCFDASAQTKAENSDVKQIRLIENNYIEILWKDKVKNSTIAENYKVTLNGKSAQLDPGSCYYYDRMSDNMTSLKLAETVSKPEDAKLTLTVVNDGKDDIRTASGNGKIAETTLEFGYEPFYQKKVTSKLGFPVKGSKNVDERALQIAADTADFMLSKRPDIAKAMLKNKADIAVSASNENAYYLPEGRGMTDNSLDPDKFPARGLAGNKASPTVMIAQDELLQNDKSKYPRENVFVHEFGHTIKFLGVADIPDLIHAYEDAYVHAKKSGRWDQATYLISNQEEFFACTTNIWFESVLEREDSTALVNTKKELQIFDPQAYEFFSKIYPDERLPESCWDYDAKFKNEIQITEQPPAKAPAKIPDLDSPDAPKAEYNLSTDYFKILSYLGTNIIQSDGQELNTWWDFSNTWANYNFDALSWRVIKEGDYYRFVLKKTETQKKDLAIMPKDGGATEGTPIAVGAVNQQDDSQLWQLVSSEGYLCQIVNKKSGLVIGTEKEILPTDGTVLVLNKYEQNPSYTNQWRVLRLKDKPGDESLVDDKYAIKPVKADRASALKKSGAK